Within Patescibacteria group bacterium, the genomic segment ACAGCTTTAGAAAAGGCTGTTTTAGATGTCAAACAAAAGCTTGCGGCGTTGCAACAAAGTTCGGCAAACCCCGCATCATCGCTTTATATTGGACTTTCAGTCGTGGTGGTTTGGGGCAAGGTGGTTTATATTTCCCAACTTGGGGATAACAGCATCACGCTTTTGCGCAAAGGAGAACAGAAAGTTATTGCCGAAAAAGCTGGGGGCGATGTGAATGTTTCTTCGGGAATTTTGGAGGAGGGGGATGTTTTAATCTGCGCTACCGATAATTTTGTTAAAAGATTTCCTTATGACTTTATTGTTAAAAACAGTTCTCGTATAGAGCAGGAGGTAGGCTCGTTTGAAGACTCACAAAGGCTTGGTTGCCTTATTGTTTCGGTTGCGACTAAGAATATTCTTGCCAAAAGCAGTTTGGTAAATATTATTACCCCCAAAAGAAGTAAGCCAAAAAAGATTTCCAAAAAAGCTGTTTCTGCGGTAGTAGCAGTTGCTACAGCAATGTCTTTAATTGGAGTTATCTTTTCGAGACCAATTTCAATTAAAAAGGACGAGAATAACATAGCACAACAAACAGAAAGTACGGTGTCGATTTCTCAAGTAGAAACAAGTCAAGATGTAATACCTACACCTCTCGTTGACTTTAAAAGGAGACTTGCTAAAGACATAAATCTTTTGAGCTTTGTAGTTTTAGGTAAAACCGTATCGGCAGTTGTGCAGGACAGTGGGGAGGGATACATAGTGGATTTAGAGTCAGATGAAACAGATGGGATAAAAGAACTAGAAATCTCGCAAAGCAAAGTGTACGGGCTTTCTTATTTAGAGGGCAAGTACTATATCTTAACCGAGGGTGGCGTTTACGCAGGAGGGGATTTGTCAACCATGGTTTTGCAGAAAGTTAATGGAGACCTTCCAAAAGATATTACAGGCTTTGCAGTTTACAACGGCAATATTTACATTTTATCCCCCGCCGAAAACCAAATTTATAAGCTTGCGGCAACAGCGGATGGGTATGCTGTTAGCTCTTGGATTACGGGAGAGGTGGCAATTGCTTCTGCCAAAAGTATTGCGGTTGATTACTATGCTTTCGTGCTTTTGCGAGACGGAACGGTGCTACAACTTTTAAAGGGTGAGAAAACTAATTGGAGTTTAACCAATGCTCCAGCAACTACCGTCGATGCTATCAGCTTATTTGCTCCTTCCGAAACAACCTATCTTTATCTGCTTTACAGTAATGGGGAGGTGGCACAGTTTAGTAAAGAGGGCGTTTTTGTAAAAACATTTAAATCGGGCAAGTCTTTAGAAAAAGCGGAAATAAAAAGCTTTTTTGTTGACGAAAGCAATGCCGAATCTCCACAAATTTATCTTTTAAACTCTAATCAGGTATTTAAGCTTGAGGACTAGCGATTTTTTTGGTATAATAACCTTTGCCGATGCCTGTAATTGCTGAAAACAAAAAGGCCTACTTTGAATATTTTATCGAAAAGGAATTTGAAGCGGGTTTAAAGCTGTTAGGGCACGAGGTTAAAGCTTGCAGATTGCAAGGAGCGTCCCTTGTGGGATCGTTCGTTCGGGTGGTAAAAAATGAAGCGTTTGTAATAAATGTTCTAATTCCAGTGTATAAAAAGGCTGGTGGGTCAGTAGTAGGATTGTACGACCCAAAAAGATCTCGCAAGCTCCTTTTGCATAAAGGAGAAATAAATGCCATAATTGGCGCACAAAGTCGCAAGGGATATGCGATTGTACCTTTAAAACTTTATACGGAAGGTGATTTGATAAAAATTAAGATTGGGATTGGGCGGGGCAAAAAGTTGTATGATAAGAGGGAAGAGTTAAAGAAAAGACAGATTCAAAGAGAGATGATGAGAGAAGCTAAAGAATAGCGAGATTATAATTAGCCCATCCTTCGTTCCGACATGTGGTCGGAACTTCGGAGGGCATTGTAAATTCTAAGTTCGCTGTTGCTCTCTAAGACTTTACAATGGGGATGATGGGAATCGATTGGTAAACAAGGCGTAAAAATCAAGCCGAAAATGTTGGGTATTTTCGTTAAGATCCCAACAAAACACAAATGCTGAAGAAGCAAGTTTCGTTCCTGTAGAAGAGTACGCTTTGGCGTACGCCTAAACAGGTGTTTGGCGCCGTTTTCTTTTAGCGGACGCGCCAGGCACAACCAGAGCTAAAAGAGGTTAGAATAGTTATGCAGGTTATCTATATTTTAATCTGATTGGGTTTCCAATCGAACTTATAACCCGGTGAGGGGGTTTTTCTTGTTCTTTTACCCCCAAAATCGCGACTTCATTAAAAGAATAAACAAGCTTGTAAAAATTTTTGCGATATTGTTTGTCAACA encodes:
- the smpB gene encoding SsrA-binding protein SmpB — encoded protein: MPVIAENKKAYFEYFIEKEFEAGLKLLGHEVKACRLQGASLVGSFVRVVKNEAFVINVLIPVYKKAGGSVVGLYDPKRSRKLLLHKGEINAIIGAQSRKGYAIVPLKLYTEGDLIKIKIGIGRGKKLYDKREELKKRQIQREMMREAKE